GATCATTTTGTCCGGCATCATGGCAGCGCCAGCACTGGTTCCAGCAATCACTGCGCCTTCTGCAAGACGTTTGTGCAGCACGGTGTCCAGTTCGGTGTCCTTAATGATTTCCAGAATACGGGACTGATCGCCACCCGTAAAAAAGATTCCCGTTGCATTTCGGACTGCCGACAGCGCACTTTCGTCGTCTGAATCTTCTCGGCGGCTGGTATCCACCACTTGAATATCCTCCACGCCGAGCCGTCTGAAGACATCGGTATAGCGATCGCCCACTTCTCTGGGAGATCCGGTTGCAACCGTCATAATGGCAACACGAGCCTGCAATCCTCCCGCACGACGCACAAATTCCCGCAGGATTTTGCAGTCCCCGTCCTTATCTTCCGCACCACCAATAATAATTAATGAGCCATGCGATTCCGGCAGTTCTACGCTTTCCGAAGGAGACACGAACGGCTGTTCCTTACTCTCTACCATATTGCCTTCCAGAACTAATTCTTTTAATTCGAGTAACGGTGATCATGGCACGATCGCAAAACTCGCCAGAACTCCCTTTTGGTAGACTCTGATACAAAAACGTTCTGCACTAAGAGAGAAGGGCGGTCGCCAGACGGAACATCCTGCTAGCGACTGCCTGCCGCCACTTCAGAGGAATACTCATGGTGAATTAACCGATTAACTGCACGACCTCCTCCACAACTTCACCCGCCGCCTCACCTTCCGCAGGA
This is a stretch of genomic DNA from Leptolyngbya ohadii IS1. It encodes these proteins:
- a CDS encoding cyanophycinase, giving the protein MVESKEQPFVSPSESVELPESHGSLIIIGGAEDKDGDCKILREFVRRAGGLQARVAIMTVATGSPREVGDRYTDVFRRLGVEDIQVVDTSRREDSDDESALSAVRNATGIFFTGGDQSRILEIIKDTELDTVLHKRLAEGAVIAGTSAGAAMMPDKMIVVGESETHARPDTVEIDRGMGFLPNVVIDQHFAQRGRLNRLLTALALEPATIGFGIDENTAIIVDGHIVEIVGEGSVTIVDEEEATHNNIQGLLKDEALALCGIKLHILPAGYRFDLRSRSCVC